A region from the Algoriphagus machipongonensis genome encodes:
- a CDS encoding HD domain-containing protein, with product MVNSSLKLNKTSFGSAENAGNVITEKEALELLNDWVKNEKLIVHMKQVAHLMKEFAASESLSLEEQHKWYLAGLLHDADWDQWPEQHCKKIILELESRKIDPEIIRAIASHGPRYFGVEPETKMDKMLYAFDELSGLIHAYSLMRPTGYEGMQVKGVKKRLKDKTFAAQVSREDINDAAERANVSIEDLVQFVIIHQKDAKI from the coding sequence ATGGTCAACTCGTCTCTTAAATTAAATAAAACAAGTTTTGGTAGTGCTGAAAATGCAGGAAATGTAATTACAGAAAAGGAGGCTTTGGAACTCTTGAATGATTGGGTGAAAAATGAAAAATTGATTGTTCATATGAAACAGGTTGCTCACTTAATGAAAGAGTTTGCAGCATCCGAGAGCTTATCATTGGAGGAGCAGCATAAGTGGTATTTAGCAGGCTTGCTACATGATGCTGATTGGGATCAATGGCCAGAGCAACATTGCAAGAAGATTATACTTGAGTTGGAAAGCCGGAAAATTGATCCTGAAATTATTAGAGCGATAGCCTCCCATGGACCTAGGTATTTTGGAGTGGAGCCAGAGACAAAGATGGATAAAATGCTTTATGCCTTTGATGAGTTGAGTGGATTAATCCATGCGTATTCACTCATGAGGCCAACAGGATATGAGGGGATGCAGGTGAAAGGGGTGAAGAAAAGATTAAAGGATAAAACTTTTGCTGCACAGGTAAGTCGGGAAGATATCAATGATGCAGCAGAACGGGCTAATGTCTCAATTGAGGATTTAGTTCAGTTTGTCATTATTCACCAAAAAGATGCAAAGATATAG
- a CDS encoding PAS domain-containing protein, which translates to MNSVKGLEVLAQLAITSEYIMQVTMDRSGVVLSSDSGIGPVPSLFDKTQKPVHFSDCFLSTDWVKYENNRLKAWNNHHQSFKVELQKINYPSGNLMKTRWEFFFVSEDFGTCLGIGHPVDQIKPYNIQLGDFMDSEESSTEILDTLLEDKILGFWEFNPLEKVNTMSSGLAQTLGYSEKEIEENKNISWEKHIHEEDYQQLKHDIKNHFKVTGNIPFKKEFRLVSKRNQTLWTMAYGKTIQWTEGGYPKKVQGIILDITEKKKQDLWLKEHQYFLKELAFQQSHTLRARVANIMGLLDILTTEEQTGETKRLLDIIKKETTQLDQALKKSIKESVNQNRNFEKDQGQSLGSLKTSKDA; encoded by the coding sequence ATGAATAGTGTCAAAGGTTTAGAGGTACTGGCCCAATTAGCAATCACTTCAGAATATATTATGCAAGTGACGATGGATAGATCTGGGGTTGTATTAAGTTCTGATTCAGGAATTGGTCCTGTTCCTTCTTTGTTTGACAAAACTCAAAAACCTGTTCATTTTTCGGATTGTTTTCTATCCACGGATTGGGTAAAGTATGAAAATAATCGATTAAAAGCCTGGAACAATCATCATCAATCTTTCAAAGTGGAATTACAAAAGATCAATTACCCTTCAGGCAATTTAATGAAAACCAGATGGGAATTTTTCTTTGTTTCGGAGGACTTTGGCACTTGCCTGGGAATAGGACATCCCGTAGACCAAATCAAACCCTATAATATTCAACTCGGGGATTTTATGGACAGTGAAGAGTCTTCTACCGAAATTCTTGATACGCTTTTGGAAGATAAAATTCTTGGATTTTGGGAATTCAATCCTTTAGAAAAAGTAAATACCATGAGTTCCGGATTGGCACAGACTTTAGGCTATTCTGAAAAAGAGATAGAAGAAAACAAAAATATTTCATGGGAGAAGCATATCCACGAAGAGGATTATCAGCAGCTCAAACATGACATCAAAAACCATTTTAAGGTCACTGGAAACATTCCTTTTAAAAAGGAGTTTCGTTTAGTCTCCAAAAGAAACCAAACACTTTGGACCATGGCATATGGTAAAACAATCCAATGGACAGAAGGTGGCTATCCAAAAAAAGTACAAGGGATCATCTTGGACATTACAGAAAAGAAAAAACAAGATCTCTGGCTGAAAGAACACCAGTATTTCTTGAAAGAATTAGCATTCCAGCAGTCCCATACATTAAGAGCAAGAGTAGCTAATATCATGGGACTTTTGGATATTCTTACCACTGAAGAACAAACAGGGGAAACCAAAAGGCTTTTGGACATCATTAAAAAAGAGACCACCCAATTAGACCAAGCTTTGAAAAAAAGCATCAAAGAGTCTGTAAACCAAAACAGAAACTTTGAAAAAGACCAAGGTCAATCTTTAGGAAGCTTAAAAACATCTAAAGATGCCTGA
- a CDS encoding SDR family oxidoreductase, protein MTYTEGMLRPGALKGKNILITGGGTGLGKSMGEYFLELGANIVITSRKQDVLDQSAQEMMSNKGGKVIPISCDIRQEEQIEAMWKKAKEELGQIHVVLNNAAGNFISPTERLSTNAFTTVLDIVLKGTSMMTLIAGKDWIDQKQKGTFLNIVTTYAWTGSGYVVPSAAAKAGVLALTRSLAVEWAKYGIRSNAIAPGPFPTEGAWSRLLPGDLVKKFDPAKKVPVGRVGEHQELANLAAYLVSDFSAYVNGEVITIDGGEWIKGAGEFNNLDLIPSEMWDMMEVARGKKA, encoded by the coding sequence ATGACTTATACAGAAGGGATGCTTCGCCCAGGGGCATTAAAAGGTAAAAATATACTTATTACAGGTGGTGGTACCGGACTAGGGAAATCCATGGGAGAGTATTTTTTGGAGTTGGGAGCCAATATTGTAATAACCTCCAGAAAACAGGATGTTCTTGACCAGTCAGCACAAGAAATGATGAGTAATAAAGGAGGAAAAGTAATTCCTATTTCTTGTGATATAAGACAAGAAGAGCAAATAGAAGCAATGTGGAAGAAGGCTAAAGAAGAGTTGGGCCAAATTCATGTCGTGTTGAATAATGCGGCTGGAAATTTCATCAGTCCTACGGAAAGACTTTCTACGAATGCTTTTACTACAGTTTTGGATATCGTTCTCAAAGGCACTTCCATGATGACATTAATTGCAGGGAAAGACTGGATAGATCAAAAGCAAAAGGGAACCTTTTTAAACATTGTTACTACTTATGCCTGGACTGGTTCAGGTTATGTTGTTCCTTCAGCAGCTGCAAAAGCAGGAGTCCTAGCTTTGACTAGATCTTTAGCGGTAGAATGGGCTAAATATGGAATCAGGTCTAATGCCATTGCTCCTGGTCCTTTTCCAACTGAAGGTGCTTGGTCTAGGTTACTCCCAGGCGATTTGGTGAAGAAATTTGATCCAGCTAAAAAAGTACCAGTGGGTCGGGTAGGCGAACATCAAGAGCTAGCTAATTTGGCGGCTTATTTAGTCTCAGACTTTTCCGCCTATGTGAATGGTGAGGTAATCACGATAGATGGAGGAGAGTGGATCAAAGGTGCTGGCGAGTTCAATAACCTTGATTTGATTCCAAGTGAGATGTGGGATATGATGGAAGTGGCAAGAGGAAAAAAAGCTTAA
- the ahcY gene encoding adenosylhomocysteinase codes for MSETKSEKYVKYKVKDISLAEWGRKEIKLAEAEMPGLMALREEFGESKPLKGARIAGCLHMTIQTAVLIETLVELGAEVTWSSCNIFSTQDHAAAAIAAAGISVYAWKGLSDEEFDWCIEQTLFFGEERQPLNMILDDGGDLTNMVLDQYPELVADIRGLSEETTTGVHRLYERMKNGTLPMPAINVNDSVTKSKFDNKYGCKESLVDAIRRATDVMMAGKVAVVAGYGDVGKGSAASLRGAGARVVVTEIDPICALQAAMDGFAVKKMADAVKEADIIVTATGNKDILSGEHFKAMKDKAIVCNIGHFDNEIDMAWLNKNYGHTKNVIKPQVDLYDLDGKELIILAEGRLVNLGCATGHPSFVMSNSFTNQTLAQLELWENHKSYQPGVYVLPKHLDEKVAALHLSKLGVELETLSQEQAEYIGVTVEGPFKPEYYRY; via the coding sequence ATGTCAGAAACTAAGTCTGAAAAATACGTGAAGTATAAGGTAAAAGACATTTCTCTTGCAGAGTGGGGGAGAAAAGAAATCAAACTTGCAGAAGCAGAAATGCCTGGTTTAATGGCGCTTCGAGAAGAATTTGGCGAAAGCAAGCCATTAAAAGGGGCTAGAATTGCAGGATGTCTTCATATGACTATTCAGACAGCCGTTTTAATCGAGACTTTAGTTGAGTTAGGTGCTGAAGTAACTTGGTCTTCTTGTAATATTTTCTCTACCCAAGACCATGCAGCAGCAGCAATTGCAGCAGCAGGTATTTCAGTTTATGCTTGGAAAGGTCTTTCCGATGAGGAGTTTGACTGGTGTATAGAGCAGACCTTATTCTTCGGTGAAGAGCGTCAGCCTTTAAATATGATCTTGGATGATGGTGGTGATTTGACCAATATGGTTCTAGATCAATACCCAGAGCTTGTGGCGGATATCAGAGGATTGTCTGAGGAAACTACTACAGGTGTTCATAGATTGTATGAGAGAATGAAGAACGGAACTCTTCCAATGCCAGCAATCAACGTGAATGATTCTGTAACCAAGTCTAAGTTTGATAATAAATATGGCTGTAAAGAGTCATTAGTGGATGCGATCAGAAGAGCGACAGATGTGATGATGGCTGGAAAAGTTGCAGTAGTAGCAGGATATGGAGATGTTGGAAAAGGATCTGCAGCTTCATTGAGAGGTGCTGGTGCACGTGTAGTTGTTACTGAAATCGATCCAATTTGTGCGCTTCAAGCGGCAATGGATGGATTTGCTGTGAAGAAAATGGCAGATGCAGTTAAAGAGGCAGATATCATTGTGACAGCTACTGGAAACAAAGACATTCTTTCTGGTGAGCATTTTAAAGCAATGAAGGACAAAGCTATTGTTTGTAATATTGGTCACTTCGATAATGAAATCGATATGGCTTGGTTGAATAAAAACTATGGCCATACAAAAAATGTGATCAAACCTCAGGTTGACCTTTATGACTTGGATGGAAAAGAGTTGATCATTTTGGCAGAAGGTAGATTAGTGAACCTTGGTTGTGCTACGGGTCACCCATCTTTTGTGATGTCAAACTCCTTCACTAACCAAACACTTGCGCAGTTGGAATTGTGGGAAAACCATAAATCCTATCAGCCAGGAGTTTATGTTTTGCCTAAGCATCTTGACGAAAAAGTTGCTGCTCTTCACTTATCCAAATTAGGTGTAGAATTAGAAACACTTTCTCAAGAACAAGCAGAATACATTGGTGTAACTGTAGAAGGGCCATTTAAGCCTGAATATTACAGATACTAA
- a CDS encoding biotin--[acetyl-CoA-carboxylase] ligase yields MYKILANTIFLGKDVHFLPDCHSTNDTAIQMVRLRQASEGSIVICQHQTKGKGQRGNNWISEPGKNLTFSLVLKPDFLDTSEQFLLNMCVSNGIRRILQEYIPFLKVKWPNDLVVPGFGKIGGILIENTFSGSLWDYSVVGVGLNINQVDFNHSKATSLSKVTGNNFDLEELFRLIVTHIEQSYVQLKKGKHQEIKIEYLTHLYLINELAKFEAEGREFMGEISGIDSYGRLEILTETGEKRIFDLKEVKFLE; encoded by the coding sequence ATGTATAAAATTCTTGCCAATACCATTTTTTTGGGGAAAGATGTTCATTTCCTGCCAGACTGTCACTCTACTAATGACACGGCCATACAGATGGTCAGGTTGCGACAAGCTTCGGAAGGCAGTATCGTCATCTGTCAGCACCAAACAAAAGGGAAGGGACAAAGGGGGAATAATTGGATTTCTGAACCCGGGAAAAACCTGACTTTTTCATTGGTACTAAAACCTGACTTTTTGGATACAAGCGAACAGTTTTTACTCAATATGTGTGTTTCAAATGGTATCCGAAGGATTCTTCAAGAATATATCCCCTTTTTAAAAGTAAAATGGCCTAATGACTTGGTAGTGCCAGGGTTTGGTAAAATTGGTGGAATCTTGATTGAAAACACATTTTCGGGAAGTTTATGGGATTACAGTGTTGTGGGGGTAGGTCTGAATATCAATCAAGTAGATTTTAATCATTCAAAAGCAACTTCTTTATCCAAGGTCACTGGCAACAATTTCGATCTTGAAGAGTTATTTAGATTGATTGTAACGCACATAGAACAAAGCTATGTTCAGCTAAAAAAAGGGAAACATCAAGAGATAAAAATTGAATACTTAACACACCTTTATTTAATAAATGAATTGGCAAAGTTTGAGGCTGAAGGTCGAGAATTTATGGGTGAAATTTCAGGAATAGATTCCTACGGAAGGCTTGAAATTTTAACCGAAACTGGAGAAAAAAGGATCTTTGATTTAAAGGAGGTTAAGTTTTTAGAGTAG
- the rsfS gene encoding ribosome silencing factor — translation MTAEELSKVIINGMEEKKASNIVLMDLRHIKDSVSDFFVICSGNSDTQIEAISDSIEEQVIKAGDENPWRSEGKNSKNWILMDYVNVVAHIFLKEKREFYGLEDLWGDAKITHFG, via the coding sequence ATGACAGCAGAAGAGCTGAGCAAAGTAATCATCAACGGAATGGAGGAAAAAAAAGCCTCGAACATTGTATTGATGGACCTAAGACATATTAAAGACTCCGTTTCAGATTTTTTTGTGATCTGCTCTGGAAATTCAGACACCCAAATAGAAGCCATTTCCGATTCGATTGAAGAGCAAGTGATCAAAGCTGGGGATGAAAACCCCTGGAGGAGTGAAGGAAAAAATAGTAAAAACTGGATTTTGATGGATTATGTGAACGTAGTTGCCCATATTTTCCTTAAAGAGAAGCGGGAGTTTTATGGATTGGAAGATCTTTGGGGAGATGCTAAAATCACCCACTTTGGCTAA